One window of the Rhizorhabdus dicambivorans genome contains the following:
- a CDS encoding NAD(P) transhydrogenase subunit alpha, with protein MKIAVLKEGAAGESRVSATPETVKKFIGLGAELAVEKGAGEGASISDADYEAAGARTGDRAATLKEADIILGIQGPDPESLGGAKPGAWIVAGLNPFGDRARIDAYAARGHEALAMEFMPRITRAQSMDILSSQSNLAGYKAVLLAAAEYGRAFPMMMTAAGTVSAARAFIMGVGVAGLQAIATARRLGAQVSATDVRSATREQIMSLGAKPIFVEKVAGIEGEGSGGYATEMSEEYQKAQAELVSSHIAKQDIVITTALIPGRAAPRLISDAQIATMRAGSVIVDLAAESGGNVEGAVSGETVIKHGVKIIGAKNMAGTLAADASALFSRNLFNFLSAFWDKEAGKPVLDEEIGNAIRLTQGGKVVNPRLLG; from the coding sequence TTGAAGATTGCAGTGCTGAAGGAGGGCGCGGCTGGAGAAAGCCGTGTGTCCGCCACGCCTGAGACGGTGAAGAAGTTCATTGGTCTGGGTGCCGAGCTGGCGGTCGAGAAGGGGGCCGGTGAAGGCGCTTCGATCTCGGACGCCGATTATGAGGCTGCTGGTGCCAGGACCGGCGACCGCGCGGCGACGCTCAAGGAGGCCGACATCATCCTCGGTATCCAGGGCCCCGATCCCGAATCGCTGGGTGGTGCCAAGCCGGGGGCGTGGATCGTCGCCGGGCTCAACCCGTTCGGGGACCGTGCGCGGATCGACGCCTATGCGGCCAGGGGCCATGAGGCGCTGGCGATGGAGTTCATGCCGCGCATCACCCGCGCGCAGTCGATGGACATCCTCTCCTCGCAGTCGAACCTCGCCGGTTACAAGGCGGTGCTGCTGGCGGCGGCCGAATATGGGCGCGCCTTCCCGATGATGATGACGGCGGCGGGCACCGTGTCGGCCGCGCGGGCCTTCATTATGGGCGTCGGCGTCGCGGGGCTCCAGGCGATCGCCACCGCGCGGCGCCTGGGCGCGCAGGTCTCGGCGACCGATGTGCGCTCGGCGACCAGGGAGCAGATCATGTCGCTCGGCGCCAAGCCGATCTTCGTCGAGAAGGTCGCGGGCATCGAGGGCGAGGGTTCGGGCGGCTATGCGACCGAGATGTCGGAAGAATATCAGAAGGCCCAGGCCGAGCTGGTCTCCAGCCACATCGCCAAGCAGGACATCGTCATCACCACCGCGCTGATCCCGGGGCGCGCCGCGCCGCGCCTGATCAGCGACGCCCAGATCGCGACGATGCGGGCCGGTTCGGTGATCGTCGACCTGGCCGCCGAGAGCGGCGGCAATGTCGAGGGCGCGGTCTCGGGCGAGACCGTGATCAAGCACGGCGTCAAGATCATCGGCGCGAAGAACATGGCGGGCACCTTGGCCGCCGACGCCTCGGCGCTGTTCTCGCGCAACCTGTTCAACTTCCTCAGCGCCTTCTGGGACAAGGAAGCAGGCAAGCCGGTGCTCGACGAGGAGATCGGCAATGCGATCCGCCTGACGCAGGGCGGCAAGGTCGTCAATCCGCGGCTGCTCGGCTGA
- a CDS encoding type III polyketide synthase: MTAHIHAIGTAVPDHDVHRLFIDWAAVRLEGRDRALFLRMAGRAGIEHRYSVVPRDPIETGGFYGGGRMPPTSERMRAYAREAPELALAAITDLGERAAIDGITHLVVASCTGFVAPGIDQIIARRLGLDGSVERTLVGFMGCYAAVAALRVAHHIARSDPQARILVVTVELCSLHMQDRPQLESLLAQLQFADGAAAALVSSEPGGIAIDRFFAATLPDSADLIRWDIGDEGFVMHLSGEVPGRIAQALDTPDLRRAILGNRTAEEIPSWAVHAGGRSILDAVEHGLGLGADALAASREVLRRHGNMSSSTLLFALAALMAGPSAIDGIAVAFGPGLAAEGFAIASL, encoded by the coding sequence ATGACCGCGCATATCCACGCCATCGGCACCGCCGTGCCCGACCATGACGTCCACAGGCTGTTCATCGACTGGGCCGCCGTAAGGCTGGAGGGCCGCGACAGGGCGCTGTTCCTGCGCATGGCGGGCCGGGCCGGGATCGAGCATCGCTACAGCGTCGTGCCGCGCGATCCGATCGAGACGGGCGGCTTCTATGGCGGCGGACGGATGCCCCCGACATCGGAGCGGATGCGGGCCTATGCCCGCGAGGCGCCCGAACTGGCGCTGGCCGCGATCACCGACTTGGGCGAACGCGCCGCCATCGACGGGATCACCCATCTCGTCGTCGCCAGCTGCACCGGCTTCGTCGCGCCCGGCATCGACCAGATCATCGCCCGCCGCCTCGGCCTCGACGGATCGGTCGAGCGGACGCTGGTCGGCTTCATGGGCTGTTATGCGGCGGTCGCGGCACTGCGCGTCGCGCACCATATCGCCCGCTCCGATCCACAGGCGCGGATCCTGGTCGTCACCGTCGAACTCTGCTCGCTCCACATGCAGGATAGGCCCCAGCTCGAATCGCTGCTCGCCCAGCTCCAGTTCGCCGACGGAGCCGCCGCCGCGCTGGTCAGCTCAGAGCCCGGCGGCATCGCCATCGACCGCTTCTTCGCCGCCACCCTGCCCGACAGCGCGGACCTGATCCGCTGGGACATCGGCGATGAGGGTTTCGTCATGCACCTGTCGGGCGAAGTGCCGGGCCGCATCGCGCAGGCGCTCGACACACCCGACCTGCGGCGCGCCATCCTCGGCAACCGGACGGCCGAGGAGATTCCCAGCTGGGCGGTCCATGCCGGCGGCCGATCGATCCTCGACGCGGTCGAGCATGGCCTGGGCCTGGGCGCAGATGCGCTGGCCGCCTCGCGCGAGGTGCTGCGTCGCCATGGCAACATGTCCTCCTCCACCCTCCTGTTCGCGCTGGCGGCGCTGATGGCCGGGCCTTCAGCGATCGACGGCATCGCGGTCGCCTTCGGCCCCGGCCTCGCCGCCGAGGGCTTCGCGATCGCCTCGCTCTGA
- a CDS encoding sigma-54-dependent transcriptional regulator gives MRRDSPPGLLLIDAEPAQAGLMSALAQRAGWRVLRASDVDTAIEQAGRSDMRLDAALLDLWSPDDEAVRSVALLRRRRPDLPIIVVTAQHSVDLAVRAVRAGARDVVIKPIAGDRLLAALDHAAAEDKQVGELSPLAEKWSQALDFSEMVGSAPAFRRAIDIAMRAAATPATILIEGESGVGKEVLAQAIHNASDRGNGPLVTVNCAAIPANLVESELFGHERGAFTGAFERRLGLFANADGGTIFLDEIGDLPAEAQAKLLRVLQSGEIRPIGAAHPRQVSVRVVAATNRRLSDDVAKGRFREDLFYRLAVVPVTLPPLRARAGDIGPLADHLLDRIASQLGMKALMLDPGALALLEAYDWPGNVRQLHNVLFRAAIFARGGRLTAADLPQLAQGCLSGHEAANDDGPLAGATSPMPGSFPLFGPDGHVRPIEDIEADLIRLAIGHYRGRMTEVARRLRIGRSTLYRKLGELGIEQAG, from the coding sequence ATGCGTCGCGACAGCCCCCCGGGGCTTTTGCTGATCGATGCCGAGCCGGCGCAGGCCGGACTGATGAGCGCGCTGGCGCAGCGCGCCGGCTGGCGCGTGCTGCGCGCATCCGATGTCGATACGGCGATCGAACAGGCCGGCCGGTCGGACATGCGGCTCGATGCAGCGCTGCTCGATCTCTGGTCCCCCGACGACGAAGCGGTCCGCTCGGTCGCCCTGCTCAGGCGGCGCCGGCCCGATCTGCCGATCATCGTCGTCACCGCCCAGCATTCGGTCGATCTCGCCGTGCGCGCGGTTCGCGCCGGTGCGCGTGACGTGGTGATCAAGCCGATCGCCGGGGATCGCCTGCTCGCCGCGCTCGACCATGCCGCGGCCGAAGACAAGCAGGTCGGGGAACTCAGCCCGCTGGCCGAGAAATGGTCGCAGGCGCTTGACTTCTCCGAGATGGTTGGCTCGGCGCCGGCCTTCCGCCGCGCGATCGACATCGCGATGCGCGCCGCCGCCACCCCCGCGACGATCCTGATCGAAGGCGAGAGCGGCGTCGGCAAGGAGGTGCTCGCCCAGGCGATCCATAACGCCTCCGACCGGGGCAACGGCCCGCTGGTCACCGTCAACTGCGCGGCCATCCCCGCCAATCTCGTCGAGAGCGAGCTGTTCGGCCATGAGCGCGGCGCCTTCACGGGTGCGTTCGAGCGGCGGCTGGGTCTGTTCGCCAATGCCGATGGCGGCACCATTTTCCTCGACGAGATCGGCGATCTGCCAGCCGAGGCCCAGGCCAAGCTGCTGCGCGTCCTCCAGTCGGGCGAGATCCGACCGATCGGCGCGGCCCATCCGCGTCAGGTGTCGGTCCGTGTCGTCGCGGCGACCAACCGGCGGCTGTCCGACGATGTCGCGAAGGGCCGTTTCCGCGAGGACCTGTTCTACCGGCTGGCGGTGGTGCCGGTCACCCTGCCCCCGTTACGCGCGCGCGCAGGGGATATCGGCCCGCTTGCCGATCATCTGCTCGACCGTATCGCCAGCCAACTCGGCATGAAAGCGCTGATGCTCGACCCCGGGGCACTGGCGCTGCTCGAAGCCTATGACTGGCCGGGCAATGTCCGCCAGCTTCACAACGTCCTGTTCCGCGCCGCGATCTTCGCGCGCGGCGGTCGCCTGACCGCCGCCGATCTGCCGCAACTCGCCCAGGGCTGCCTGTCCGGCCATGAGGCCGCGAACGACGACGGGCCGCTGGCGGGGGCCACCTCGCCCATGCCCGGCAGCTTCCCACTGTTCGGCCCCGACGGCCATGTCCGCCCGATCGAGGATATCGAGGCAGACCTGATTCGCCTCGCCATCGGCCATTATCGCGGCCGCATGACCGAGGTGGCTCGCCGGCTGCGCATCGGACGCTCGACCTTGTACCGCAAGCTGGGAGAACTGGGCATCGAGCAGGCTGGCTAA
- a CDS encoding methyltransferase domain-containing protein: MRKLDHPAQEEEQMDAADLDPAIYARVLTDLAQVNRWTFAARPTLDFVARAVGDAPCFSLLDVGFGDGDLLRAIARWAEKRRIRAALTGIDLNPGSARVASGATPDRLDIAYLTGDYRAHLETAAPRGGYDLIVSSLVAHHMSHAELIDFLRTMEAKARRGWHINDLHRHIFSYLGFPLLARIMGWHRIVREDGQLSIARAFRPGEWPPLLAEAGIGPAAAIKRVFPFRLCVERLH, encoded by the coding sequence ATGCGCAAGCTCGACCATCCGGCGCAGGAAGAGGAGCAGATGGATGCGGCGGACCTCGACCCCGCCATCTATGCCCGGGTCCTCACCGACCTGGCCCAGGTCAACCGCTGGACCTTCGCGGCCCGCCCCACCCTGGATTTCGTCGCCCGCGCAGTCGGTGACGCGCCGTGCTTCTCGCTGCTCGACGTCGGCTTCGGCGATGGCGACCTGCTGCGCGCCATCGCCCGCTGGGCCGAGAAGCGCCGCATCCGCGCGGCACTGACCGGGATCGACCTAAACCCCGGAAGCGCGCGGGTCGCCAGCGGGGCGACACCCGACCGCCTCGACATCGCCTATCTGACCGGCGACTATCGCGCGCATCTCGAAACCGCCGCCCCGCGCGGCGGCTATGACCTGATCGTCAGCAGCCTGGTCGCGCATCATATGAGCCATGCCGAACTGATCGACTTCCTCCGGACGATGGAAGCGAAGGCACGGCGCGGCTGGCACATCAACGATCTCCACCGCCACATCTTCTCCTATCTCGGCTTTCCGCTGCTCGCGCGGATCATGGGCTGGCACCGGATCGTCCGCGAGGACGGCCAGCTTTCGATCGCACGTGCCTTCCGGCCCGGCGAATGGCCGCCGCTGCTTGCCGAAGCCGGCATCGGGCCCGCAGCCGCCATCAAGCGCGTCTTCCCCTTCCGGCTGTGCGTCGAACGGCTGCACTGA
- a CDS encoding aa3-type cytochrome c oxidase subunit IV, whose protein sequence is MSDDHGAPMDYKAHNNTYSGFLTLLKVGTVLSALTGLLVIFLIAPKG, encoded by the coding sequence ATGTCCGACGATCATGGTGCGCCGATGGATTACAAGGCCCATAACAACACCTATTCGGGCTTTCTGACCCTGCTGAAGGTCGGCACCGTGCTCAGCGCGCTGACCGGACTGCTGGTGATCTTCCTGATCGCGCCCAAGGGCTGA